The window gtgttgggtgatcatggcctcctgaatAGCCGAGGGTAGTAGATGTCGGGTCAGGTTGACGTGGTTAActtggggtctgccaagggagggagtcggTGCTCCCGGACCAGCGCGGGTTCCACCCACAATGATTAAGGTAGCAACCGAAGATCGATAAGGGAGCGACTGAGGTTGTTTcccgagtcattgcaagtagcatattcctagtgacttagttgtgatgtttggtggactagagtaataaaattgaacctaGCATGTAGATTGATGATTGTGATGGTTGTACCTGCTTGCATGATCTTATATTCATTTGCTAGGCTCgatggagctcatccctcgtggattatttcttttagatgattttacaggtggacATTACCCTGAGTAGGTGGATCCTTACGGACaatatggtgatggtgatcgtgAACATTCTGGTGTGGACCCCTACGGAGGTGATCCCTTTGATGCAGGTGCACAGGATTAGGTTGGAGGAGCTTATCTGATGGGGctgtcctttcttttttatgttcatAGAACAATCTTTTTGTTGACAGCCGATTGgcgcttttcttttgtatagcttacagatgcagcttttatatattttgttttatgatgCTGGGCTATGAAAAGGCCATGTATGTAGTTGTTATGAGATACTGTAGGTGCGAACCTCTGTTAGACATTGTAATTATGGTTGTACTATGGGTTATGAGCTACTGTTAAACACTGTACTTTTGATAGCTCTTCTATGTAAATATGACACTTAGCTTCCATTGCACTCTGTTTCCAATTTTATACTGTAAATGTGGTGTGTGTCTGTTGAGTGGTGTTTGCTTCCGGATCCTGGAGTTTCGACGGATGTGGTTCGGCATCCGGGTTACCCGCTCGACCCGTTTAGGGGGTGGTTCGGGGTGTGGCAGAGATCCACGAGGGGAGGGACAGGCTCCAATTAGTAGGACTACAATAAAAATGATGGGTTTATTGGGTGCCCCAGGGAGCGATGATGAGCGTGGAAATGTGGGTCAGATAGATGTTCTAGGAGCTGCTGATCCACATGCAAGAGACCTCCCAGGTGCAGAGCAGTTCACTGGCTCGACCTCTCAGGCAGCACCTCCATCTCCAGAGACTTACAGCATGAGGGACATGATGATGGAGCTTCAATCTATGGGTGGTCAGCTTAGAGAGCTTTCTTCTATGGGTGGTAAATTAGAGAGCTTTTTACCACGATGCAGCATGGTTTCTCAACACTTGGATGTAGGGTGGCCACCATAGAGCAGAGGTTGGACTTTTGGGATGCACGCTTTCAGGTTGATTCGCATCCACCTCAGCCACTACCCGATCCAGCTCAGTAGTAGTCTTACTTTAGTCCTTCTAGGAACTCTAAGACTTTACTTTATGTTTGTTTCTGCTTTTCTAACTTGCTAGTTGTACTTTTGAACTTTTCTAGTATATACTTtgggaagtagtacttccaattttGGTGTAATGGCTTTATGCCCCCTCTACATATTATGTAATCCAAAGTTATGGACTTGAAGCTGTTCCCCTATTATATCATTCTATTTTCTCGTTGTCTATCTATTCTAATGTTCTGGTTTTTTCCTCATATCTAGTCTACTTTAATCCTAATTCCGCTGTCTATGAGTTTAGAGAGCTTAATGCCTCAGAGATAGAAAGGAAAGGCCCACAACGGAATTAGGATTAAAGTAGACTAGATATGAGGAAAAAATAAGAACATTAGAATAGATAGACAACGTGAAAATAGAATGATATAATAGGGGAACTGATTCAAGTCCATAACTTTGGATTACATAATATGTAGAGGGGCCATAAAGCCATTACACCTTACACCaaaattggaagtactacttgcCAAAGTATATACTGGAAAAGTTCAAAAGTACAACTAGCAAGTTAGAAAAGCAGAAACAAACATAAAGTAAAGTCTTAGAGTTCCTAGAAGGACTAAAGTAAGACTACTACTGAGCTGGATCGGGTGGTGGCTGAGGTGGATGCGAATCAACTTGAAAGCGTGCATCCCAAAAGTCCAACCTCTGCTCTATGGTGGCTACCCTACCACCAAGTGTTGAGAAACCATGCTGCATCGTGGTAAAAAGCTCTCTAAGTTGACCACCCATAGAAGAAAGCTCTCTAAGCTGACCACCCATAGATCGAAGCTCCATCATCATGTCCCTCATGCTGTAAGTCTCTGGAGATGGAGGTGCTGCCTGAGAGGTAGAGCCAGTGAACTACTCTGCACCTGGGAGGTCTCCTGCATGTAGATCAGTCGCTCCTAGAACATCTATCTGACCCTCATTTCCACCCTCATCATTGCTCCCTGGGGCACCCAATAAACCCATCTTTTTTATTGTAGTCCTACTAATTGGAGCCTTTCCCTCCCCTCCTTCAACCTCACTAGTAAAATCAACCCCAAAGTGCCTGAACACCTGGGATAGAAGCCTACCATATGGCAGGTTGCCGTCTGATGGGTGCCTGGTGTGATACATCATCACTTCCATGATCAGATATGGCAGGTAAATTTCTGGAGCTTCCCTTGTGCCTGCCTTATACAAGCAAAAAGTAATAAAGGCCCAGAGTATAGAAACCCCTCGCCTTTTTCCACCCTTGGGGCAGATGTTGTACTGAACACACTTGCTCAATAACCGGGCTGATGGCTTAAAATCAACTTCTGAACTCGGGAAGTCCTCCTTTCCAGTCAACGCCTTAAACATATGGCCGCGGGACTCCATGGGGAAGTTCTCACTAGTGTCAGCCCTGGGCCTACAGTAGAGTTTGAAGCCTTTGTTGGCTACATGAAGTATGGCGGCTAAATCGGTACAATTAAATACAATCTTGATTCCCTTCACCAAACTTACAAGGCCATAGCCTTGACACTCATCCTCACAAGCTAGCAGTAGAAATTCCTAACTAGGTTAGGGTAACAAGGAAGCTCGGGGTTAAGCATTGGAGCCCAACCCAATGCATTGAACCTCTCATAAATTTTAAATTGTGGGAAGTCCTCTACTTTCACTATCTTTCCGTTCTCTACCTTCTTATCTTGGAAGCTCCTCCAATCTCAAGCATGCTGGTAGCAGGAAAACCAAAACTCATCATACTCACCCTCTTTTGAAGATAATTCATGCTCTGAAGAAGGCTCCTCAGACCCTGGAGATGGGGGTTTTGATGCTGGTTTACTCAGATTCAACTCTTTGGCGCTTGCTGGCTGCAATTTCTTTGCCCTTGCTTCGAGTATGGCGAGTagacatctaaaaaaaaaaagagagaaaacaggaATGccataagtaaaaaaaaaatacagcagcAAGGTGGCATggatattaaaaaatatatatatataataggcTAAAGAACCCTTGGCTCACACAACTATGCATTTGGATGTTGGAAATATGTAGAGATGCAAACCCTAGGCCATttagagagagcaagaagaagaaaaaaaacagcaagGAGCATGAATACCAATGAGAATCATGCCAAGGAACCCCCAAATTTATAAAGACATGCATTTGGAATTGAAGAAAACTAGTAGAGATGTAAAACTCtaggtttatttgggagaaatagagagaaaaacGAAATAGCAGAAATTTGGAAGaagtttttggtttctcttgaGAACTCACCTTGAATCTTGAAGATTGGATGCAAGAATCCTTAGAAAACCTTTAGGAATAGTGGGGGATGAGTGTTCCAAGCTTCTCTGGTCGTTCCTATAGCTTCCCTTCAGCCAAAACCAAGATTGGGTTCAAGAGAAATGAACCACGATTTGGGTTTATATTTTGCCCGATTCTCTAGTCGATTGAACTAatcgattggatcaaccagtgcCAAACAACCAGTAGCAGAACAGCAGCAAGTTCAACTACAGattcagcaacaacaacaagagctaATGACCCGCATGAACACATAACTTATGGCTGCCACACAGCAGAGAGCAGTGTCACAACCTAACCGCCCTCCAAACTTTCCTCCTCCGGTGGCTCAGGTTACAGTAGAAAACTCCACTGCTAAAGTgatggagaagttcaagaaACTCCACCCTCTGTCTTTCTCTAAGGTCGAATCAGATTCACTACAACCTGAgaggtggattagtgccctggagAAGGCTTTTGAAGTGCTAGAATGTACCAATGCCCAGAAACTAATATGCGCTGGGTACCAGTTACAAAATGAAGCCGCAGCATGGTGGAAATCAGCTCGGCCAAATCTCGAAGCAACTCATCCTGACCCAACATTGGACCAATTCAAAGAAgtgttcttcaagaattactTCCCTGAGAGCCTCagagatagaaaggaagcagagtTCTCTGTCCTTATGCAAGGATCAAAGACAGTACTGGAATTCCAACAACGGTTTGAAAATCTGCTCCATTTTGCATCAGATCACTTGAGGAATGAGGTAAGCAAGaccaagaagtttgagaagggactcaaatcTGAAATAGGGGCTATGTTGTCAATTATGGAGATTGAAACCTATGCTCGAATGGTTGATAAGGCTAAGACTGTTGAAGACAGACTAAAGGATAAGTTGACTGCATCACAAGGTTTAACTAAGAGGCCAAGCAATTTCCAAAATTACAACTGGCCTAACAAGACTTTCAAGAATCCTGGCAGCCCTAGTCCACTGCAATACCAACGGCTGAAAGCGGGCCAAAACTTGCAACCATACCGTTTGGCCTATAATCAGTCAAATCAGTATGTTCGTCCGGCTTCTGGTTAAACTACGACCTCGGTCCAGACTCCGCAGTCGGCGACAAGCCAAGAAAGTCAAGCTTCTTCTCAATCTGCCCGCTCTGTGCCTCCTTCCTAATCTACCAATCCCATCCAATATTTCAGATGCGATCAGCCTGGTCATTTCGCAAGAGACTGTGTGCGTTGGAAAAATAGCgtaccctcaagactccaatcatctggcCGGCCCTACCAA is drawn from Telopea speciosissima isolate NSW1024214 ecotype Mountain lineage chromosome 1, Tspe_v1, whole genome shotgun sequence and contains these coding sequences:
- the LOC122652380 gene encoding uncharacterized protein LOC122652380; the encoded protein is MAATQQRAVSQPNRPPNFPPPVAQVTVENSTAKVMEKFKKLHPLSFSKVESDSLQPERWISALEKAFEVLECTNAQKLICAGYQLQNEAAAWWKSARPNLEATHPDPTLDQFKEVFFKNYFPESLRDRKEAEFSVLMQGSKTVLEFQQRFENLLHFASDHLRNEVSKTKKFEKGLKSEIGAMLSIMEIETYARMVDKAKTVEDRLKDKLTASQGLTKRPSNFQNYNWPNKTFKNPGSPSPLQYQRLKAGQNLQPYRLAYNQSNQYVRPASG